A region from the Colwellia sp. PAMC 21821 genome encodes:
- a CDS encoding S8 family serine peptidase → MKTLIKNMALTMSIAGISLNATAAAVIGSQLEQQLQNMTASDSAMVVVSYDQLDALTTSQLQNLLNIGLAQGVQFKSLPIIGVMASPVQINQLAAMPGVRSVFANRTLEYFNAEAREITGVEKLQSDSFVAKNGIKFTGKGVTVIVNDSGIDATLDDLEYGAKVVENVQGVTHAQAISLTGVDGMWIEGQRNTDLNVGHGTHVAGTVGGWGSHSDGKYKGAATGADIIGYGSGAGLSILDALGGYDYAITHIWDFNSPIRVMSNSWGSSGKYEPAGPISLASFKAHKLGMISVFAAGNSGAGEDTHNPYAQIPWGMSVGAGTKAGDLIDFSSRGKRGETGDFTMPDGSPWTYKNEVTIIAPGVDIISTRAKTNIASNGGAADVGVIENEYLPFYTMISGTSMATPHVAGIVALMLEANPNLTPLQIKQIIQETATNMPGYQSWEVGAGHVNAYAAVAGALGYDEQNSATVNNLNEFNANAIIIDDTAPEAFEVLFSPVGEPEVHVFNVAEDAAWISASSETLANLVKLKLEAPDGTVYFGNLTTPVLSSTMRVSAPAQAGEWKLSAFGITSLSGVQADPTGTSNGPGLPEYVSGEISILTSGGYEGLDDIAGHPAEKAIEFAVSERLVDSKNDRVYRPDANLKRQDLAKFLVMGLSIRQHRDLLNEQKTVFTDVSSEYAPLVDAVTTLGSALKDRVQNQWPVMLSHGSEFGPRNNVSKQELAYSLVQGLGLETQALSFSGELTVEFNGERVAVMDSDSVTPVLKGYVQAAIDMSLMGVRFALEQGPYDLTPKVVAYFEPANNIKRGDYAVIIGRAYDNYLR, encoded by the coding sequence ATGAAAACATTAATTAAAAATATGGCATTAACCATGTCAATCGCAGGTATCAGTCTAAACGCAACAGCCGCAGCTGTTATCGGCTCTCAATTAGAACAACAACTTCAAAATATGACTGCCTCAGATAGTGCAATGGTAGTGGTTTCTTATGATCAACTCGACGCACTAACTACGTCGCAATTACAAAACTTATTAAATATAGGCTTGGCGCAAGGCGTTCAATTTAAATCATTACCCATTATTGGTGTAATGGCGAGTCCTGTTCAGATTAATCAATTAGCCGCAATGCCAGGTGTGCGTTCAGTTTTTGCAAACCGTACACTTGAGTACTTTAACGCAGAAGCACGTGAGATAACTGGTGTGGAAAAGCTGCAATCAGACAGCTTTGTAGCTAAAAATGGTATTAAATTTACCGGGAAAGGCGTTACCGTTATTGTTAACGATTCAGGCATCGACGCGACATTAGATGATTTAGAATACGGCGCTAAAGTGGTTGAAAATGTACAAGGTGTTACCCACGCACAAGCTATTTCATTAACGGGTGTTGATGGTATGTGGATTGAAGGCCAACGAAATACCGATTTAAATGTCGGTCACGGGACGCATGTTGCCGGAACTGTTGGTGGTTGGGGCTCTCACTCAGACGGCAAATACAAAGGCGCTGCTACAGGTGCTGATATCATAGGTTACGGCTCTGGAGCTGGTCTTTCTATTTTAGACGCCTTGGGTGGTTATGACTATGCGATTACCCATATCTGGGATTTTAATTCTCCTATTCGTGTGATGAGTAACTCTTGGGGTTCAAGTGGTAAGTATGAGCCCGCAGGTCCTATTTCATTGGCGTCTTTTAAAGCCCATAAATTAGGTATGATTTCAGTATTTGCTGCTGGTAACAGTGGTGCAGGCGAAGACACACATAACCCTTATGCACAAATTCCATGGGGCATGTCAGTAGGTGCAGGTACTAAAGCTGGTGATTTAATCGACTTTTCATCTCGTGGGAAACGTGGCGAAACAGGTGACTTTACTATGCCAGACGGTTCACCTTGGACCTATAAAAACGAAGTGACAATTATTGCACCTGGTGTAGATATTATTTCGACTCGTGCTAAAACGAACATAGCCTCAAATGGTGGTGCAGCCGATGTTGGCGTGATAGAAAATGAGTACTTACCTTTTTATACTATGATTTCAGGTACTTCTATGGCAACACCGCATGTTGCCGGTATCGTAGCGCTTATGCTAGAAGCCAACCCGAATTTAACGCCTTTACAAATCAAGCAGATTATTCAAGAAACCGCCACCAATATGCCAGGTTACCAATCTTGGGAAGTAGGTGCAGGTCATGTTAATGCTTATGCTGCAGTAGCGGGAGCATTAGGCTATGACGAACAAAATAGTGCGACGGTAAACAATCTCAATGAATTTAATGCTAATGCCATCATTATTGATGATACTGCACCAGAAGCCTTTGAAGTGCTATTTTCACCAGTGGGTGAACCTGAAGTACATGTATTTAACGTTGCTGAAGATGCAGCTTGGATCAGCGCTTCGTCGGAAACACTGGCTAATTTAGTTAAGCTTAAATTAGAAGCGCCTGACGGCACGGTATATTTCGGTAACTTAACCACGCCAGTACTAAGCAGCACTATGCGTGTTTCTGCCCCTGCACAAGCTGGTGAATGGAAGCTATCTGCTTTCGGTATAACCTCACTTTCAGGTGTACAAGCAGACCCAACAGGAACCTCAAATGGCCCAGGTTTACCTGAGTATGTCAGTGGTGAAATTTCAATATTGACTTCTGGTGGTTATGAAGGCTTGGACGATATTGCCGGCCATCCAGCTGAAAAAGCGATTGAGTTTGCTGTAAGTGAACGTTTAGTTGATAGCAAAAACGACCGTGTTTATCGTCCAGATGCAAACTTAAAGCGTCAAGACTTAGCTAAATTCTTAGTAATGGGTCTGTCGATTAGACAACACCGTGATTTATTAAATGAACAAAAAACAGTGTTCACTGATGTAAGTAGTGAATATGCACCTTTGGTTGATGCGGTAACTACGCTTGGATCAGCACTAAAAGACCGAGTACAAAACCAATGGCCGGTAATGTTATCTCATGGTAGCGAGTTTGGTCCGCGCAACAATGTTAGTAAGCAAGAACTCGCTTATTCATTAGTGCAAGGTCTTGGTCTAGAAACGCAAGCATTAAGCTTCTCTGGTGAGTTAACGGTTGAGTTTAATGGTGAACGTGTTGCCGTAATGGACTCAGATTCTGTCACACCTGTGTTAAAAGGTTATGTGCAAGCAGCCATTGACATGTCATTGATGGGCGTACGTTTCGCACTAGAGCAAGGACCTTATGATTTAACACCGAAAGTTGTGGCTTACTTTGAGCCAGCTAATAATATTAAACGTGGTGATTATGCCGTGATTATTGGTAGAGCATATGACAACTACTTACGTTAA
- a CDS encoding DUF6689 family protein → MLHIKNITIKVMAATAILFSTLSFASEPLSVNVQGNKVEVFIHLPGNISADLTLQFENAVGLTKESLGLTAELIDVSSLDIIDRLPNGLNISPAAAFPMMITIEPKPNTGFSFSGVATVDLHTHNLEYTAGTPLRLFKAPLNGEFKDITTTMGSGSYRVRGTTGKFSQFIIVADLRAHLVVVQQKLNDLQIALNEFSPQINAAVYSELLQDVNDISQLISAQDYTMASNKLNAFNRRINDNRGINIPDVWRSSRDIRNIAGELMAFSKTLRFSLRLI, encoded by the coding sequence ATGTTGCATATAAAAAATATAACGATCAAAGTGATGGCAGCAACTGCCATTTTGTTTAGTACCTTATCTTTCGCTTCTGAGCCTTTATCGGTTAATGTACAGGGTAACAAGGTAGAAGTTTTTATTCACTTGCCAGGTAATATCTCGGCTGACCTTACCTTACAGTTTGAAAATGCAGTCGGCCTCACAAAAGAAAGTTTAGGATTAACTGCTGAATTAATTGATGTTAGCTCTTTAGACATTATTGACCGCTTACCTAATGGGCTCAATATTTCTCCTGCAGCGGCCTTTCCAATGATGATTACTATTGAACCTAAGCCAAATACGGGCTTTTCATTTTCAGGTGTTGCGACAGTCGATCTGCATACTCATAACCTAGAATATACCGCAGGTACACCTTTACGTTTATTTAAAGCACCATTAAATGGTGAATTTAAAGATATAACTACAACTATGGGGTCTGGTAGTTATAGAGTGCGCGGTACAACTGGAAAATTCTCTCAATTCATTATTGTGGCAGATTTACGTGCACATTTAGTGGTGGTTCAACAAAAGCTTAATGATTTACAAATCGCGCTAAATGAATTTTCTCCGCAAATAAATGCCGCGGTTTATTCTGAGTTATTGCAAGATGTTAACGACATTAGTCAGTTGATATCTGCACAAGATTACACTATGGCAAGCAATAAGCTTAATGCGTTTAATCGCCGTATTAACGACAACCGTGGTATTAATATTCCAGATGTATGGCGCTCAAGTCGTGATATTCGTAATATTGCCGGCGAGTTGATGGCATTCTCAAAAACCTTGCGATTTAGTTTGCGTTTGATTTAG
- a CDS encoding FHA domain-containing protein, whose product MPARITVCYPNQPAVESFLYEDSGYRLGRSNECELLLDHPTVSRQHANVAHTNKIWQLKDERSRNGTKVNGIAITQSTLQTDALISIGELDCLFETKSSEQLDAIITHNQWRLSSSQSPIEIPLTAHLQQNLSAQLQNIIMLTGTQRGIILLGDTLQSLSVSIAHGMQLADFKLAKFEGSVGAITRCFESGQAVIAMDVTRHELLSARKSIETKQISSLACIPLFYEDKVVGVVYTDSKISDKVLTELDIEILSTMSQQIQASVQAILLQQSIDSLQRILDVNAIRISGKKANNLLNLCH is encoded by the coding sequence ATGCCAGCAAGAATTACCGTTTGTTATCCTAACCAGCCAGCAGTAGAAAGTTTTCTATATGAAGATAGTGGTTACCGCTTAGGGCGCTCAAATGAATGTGAACTTTTATTAGATCACCCTACGGTTTCTCGTCAACATGCTAACGTTGCGCATACCAATAAAATTTGGCAACTTAAAGATGAACGTAGTCGAAACGGCACCAAAGTCAATGGTATTGCGATTACACAGTCGACATTACAAACTGATGCGTTAATTTCTATTGGTGAGTTAGATTGTTTATTTGAAACCAAATCATCTGAACAACTTGATGCAATTATTACCCATAATCAATGGCGTTTATCGAGTAGCCAATCACCCATTGAAATTCCTTTAACAGCGCATTTGCAACAGAACTTATCAGCACAATTGCAAAATATCATTATGTTAACCGGTACCCAGCGAGGCATAATTTTATTGGGTGACACTTTACAAAGCTTAAGTGTTAGCATTGCTCATGGTATGCAATTAGCCGATTTTAAATTAGCGAAATTTGAAGGTAGTGTTGGCGCTATAACACGCTGCTTTGAGTCTGGACAAGCAGTTATTGCAATGGATGTTACTCGCCATGAACTTTTAAGTGCACGTAAGAGTATCGAAACTAAACAAATTTCTTCGTTAGCTTGCATCCCCTTATTTTATGAAGATAAAGTTGTTGGGGTGGTTTATACTGACAGTAAAATATCTGATAAAGTATTAACTGAATTAGATATCGAAATTTTAAGTACGATGAGCCAGCAAATTCAAGCATCAGTTCAAGCAATCTTGCTACAGCAGTCGATTGATTCGTTGCAACGTATTCTTGATGTAAACGCGATACGGATATCAGGTAAAAAAGCTAATAATTTGCTTAATTTGTGCCATTAA
- a CDS encoding serine/threonine-protein kinase, giving the protein MSTPEKPKITKSVDVSQQTTQIIQPDNSLTIGECLVGRFIIKKLQGRGRYGCVYSAYDQQLDAVIAIKVLDKSFSQNAKNLTDFKNELLLVRQLSHPNIIRVHEYYQHQDLHFLTMDWIEGSSLEDVIASQSLSVMQVQRIIEQLLSGLAFAQQAGVTHKDIKPENIMIDTSGRLFIADFGLSVLNKESTSASVLGTPHYAPPEYLQSGKINDSTDLYAAGIVIFQLCCQCLPYSGDSIDEIIQNKLLNKPIFTPKNTELNTLKSWLLSLISAHSASRPANIAQAEQQYVALTSNKKSSSKKSLFYGLFALLLVGVFITLWFYNLPKAIKSSAKSHYAVAILPTSTKDKDFDETFANYLNYQLSEITNLRVIEQSRLKQLLAQLGIKLPLDENKIELVTDLLQVDMLISPQTFVAGSQATEIQFELIFVDGFNIHRETILRQSFDENNWQSTSVNFLDNFKSRLALESNATPVLSYDPNPLIDLFAIKSFIAQGDFDSAQQALSPILTKNPESAQTWLQQGELNLAQNLIIEAEQAYGKAAEFSRANSFTAKLASARLNDLAGKVEQAQTDYLTLVNAFPYNTEIKVMLAEFYFLIEQHKKMESLLLDVVNIDANHPKAWFMLGRAAFLQGDFEKALNEYFVKALITAKKLKNKYKEGEVLNAFGVVNEQLGETTLAFDYYQEALKIRKMVGDLAGAATTMTNLAPMHLAIGEYQKAEQYLNQSLDIYQQLNDQEGLSNTFNELGNLADEQAFYQVALENYRQALNIRVDLGNLMLQAESMNNIGYSYFMLLDPEHALVYWRQAEQLYQQIQFPIGIIHVRQNLGQLELAKGNWRNAYHLFNNSLADANQLNSTEESIVAQSYLARLAFLQGNFQSSITELLAVYEEAADLHDVRAMAQFGLWLADWSLQLGNIKKAEQYLVKISTIISSSGNKEYKATYQFLISQIQTNVIHSIPVDEEVVADHAHQVIYIRQLIQQARQSLRGGSKDIRVSLKLLAEIDFSLYQYEYIEYLELLAVQQYYSQAWTDLKSTLREADLLLRKMGDYWRSFQFDRLRAQLAISEQKNPERYHETVRKKLKNLMTNLPTEMSTSFLKKQNYYQLTDSLQELLRYEQ; this is encoded by the coding sequence ATGAGCACTCCTGAAAAACCAAAAATAACTAAATCTGTTGATGTATCGCAACAGACTACGCAAATTATTCAACCAGATAATTCACTCACAATAGGTGAGTGCCTAGTTGGACGTTTTATCATAAAAAAACTTCAAGGTAGGGGGCGTTACGGCTGTGTATACAGCGCGTATGATCAGCAACTCGATGCTGTTATTGCGATTAAAGTGCTTGATAAATCCTTTAGCCAGAATGCAAAAAATTTAACTGATTTTAAAAATGAACTGTTATTAGTTCGACAACTTAGCCACCCCAATATTATTCGTGTTCATGAGTATTACCAGCATCAAGATCTACATTTTTTAACCATGGATTGGATAGAGGGTAGTAGCTTAGAAGATGTTATCGCTAGTCAATCTCTGTCTGTCATGCAAGTTCAACGTATTATTGAGCAATTACTAAGTGGTTTAGCTTTTGCGCAGCAGGCTGGCGTAACTCATAAAGATATTAAGCCCGAAAATATCATGATAGACACCTCAGGCCGGCTCTTTATCGCTGATTTTGGCCTTTCGGTACTGAATAAAGAAAGTACCTCGGCAAGCGTGTTGGGTACACCGCACTATGCGCCGCCTGAATACCTTCAATCAGGTAAAATCAATGACAGCACAGATTTATATGCTGCTGGTATCGTTATTTTCCAACTTTGTTGCCAATGCTTACCGTACTCGGGGGATTCTATTGATGAAATTATACAGAATAAGTTACTCAATAAGCCTATTTTTACTCCAAAAAACACTGAACTTAATACGCTTAAATCCTGGCTGTTATCGTTAATTTCAGCTCATAGTGCATCACGCCCAGCAAATATCGCACAGGCAGAACAACAATATGTAGCGTTAACAAGTAACAAAAAGTCGTCCAGTAAAAAATCGCTATTTTATGGACTTTTTGCACTCTTGCTCGTTGGTGTTTTTATTACTCTTTGGTTTTATAATCTACCTAAGGCAATCAAGTCTTCGGCTAAAAGTCACTACGCTGTTGCCATCTTACCAACGTCGACCAAAGACAAAGATTTTGATGAAACATTTGCCAATTATTTAAATTATCAATTAAGTGAAATTACGAACTTACGAGTAATAGAACAGTCGAGACTTAAGCAATTATTAGCGCAACTCGGCATAAAATTGCCATTAGATGAAAACAAAATTGAGTTAGTTACTGACCTTCTGCAAGTAGATATGCTGATTAGCCCACAAACTTTTGTAGCGGGTTCGCAGGCGACAGAGATACAGTTTGAACTGATCTTTGTTGATGGCTTTAATATCCATCGTGAAACGATACTTAGGCAAAGTTTTGACGAGAATAACTGGCAAAGTACGTCGGTTAATTTTCTTGATAACTTTAAAAGTCGTTTGGCTTTAGAATCTAACGCCACACCTGTTTTGTCATATGATCCTAACCCGCTGATTGACTTGTTTGCCATTAAAAGTTTTATTGCACAAGGTGATTTTGACAGCGCACAACAAGCCCTCAGCCCAATATTGACTAAAAATCCTGAATCTGCGCAAACTTGGTTGCAACAAGGTGAACTTAATCTGGCCCAAAATTTAATAATTGAAGCGGAGCAAGCTTACGGTAAGGCTGCAGAGTTTAGCAGAGCTAATTCTTTTACGGCAAAACTAGCCAGTGCTCGGTTAAATGACTTAGCAGGTAAAGTTGAGCAAGCGCAAACCGACTACTTAACCTTAGTAAATGCCTTTCCTTATAACACTGAAATTAAAGTGATGTTGGCGGAGTTTTATTTTTTAATTGAGCAACATAAAAAAATGGAATCTCTATTACTCGACGTAGTGAACATTGATGCCAATCACCCTAAGGCATGGTTTATGTTAGGCAGAGCGGCATTTTTACAGGGAGATTTTGAAAAAGCATTAAATGAATATTTTGTTAAAGCACTTATAACAGCAAAGAAACTAAAAAATAAGTATAAAGAAGGTGAAGTATTAAATGCCTTTGGTGTAGTAAATGAGCAGTTAGGTGAAACCACATTAGCCTTTGATTATTATCAAGAAGCGTTAAAAATAAGAAAAATGGTCGGCGATTTGGCTGGCGCTGCTACGACGATGACCAATCTTGCCCCTATGCACCTTGCGATAGGCGAGTATCAAAAAGCCGAACAATACTTAAATCAAAGTTTAGATATTTATCAGCAGTTAAACGATCAAGAAGGACTCTCCAATACTTTCAATGAGCTAGGGAATTTGGCGGACGAGCAAGCTTTTTATCAAGTGGCTTTGGAAAATTATCGCCAAGCTTTAAATATTCGGGTCGATTTAGGTAATTTAATGCTGCAAGCAGAGAGTATGAATAATATAGGCTATAGCTATTTTATGTTGCTCGATCCTGAGCATGCTTTGGTTTATTGGCGACAAGCTGAGCAGTTATATCAACAGATTCAATTTCCAATCGGCATTATTCATGTTAGACAAAACTTAGGTCAATTAGAACTGGCAAAAGGTAATTGGCGTAATGCCTATCATCTTTTTAATAACAGCTTAGCTGATGCTAATCAGCTTAATAGTACCGAAGAATCTATAGTTGCACAAAGCTACTTAGCCAGATTGGCTTTTTTACAAGGTAACTTTCAATCGAGCATTACAGAATTATTGGCAGTTTATGAAGAGGCCGCTGATTTACATGACGTTAGAGCTATGGCGCAATTTGGACTTTGGTTAGCTGATTGGTCACTGCAGTTGGGTAATATTAAAAAAGCCGAACAATACTTGGTGAAAATTAGCACAATAATTTCGTCATCTGGTAATAAAGAATATAAAGCAACTTACCAGTTTTTAATCAGTCAAATTCAAACTAACGTTATACATTCAATACCAGTAGATGAGGAAGTTGTTGCCGACCACGCTCATCAAGTTATTTATATCCGTCAGTTAATACAACAAGCACGACAATCCTTGCGCGGTGGGAGTAAAGATATTCGTGTGAGTTTGAAACTGTTAGCTGAGATAGATTTTAGTCTTTATCAATATGAGTATATAGAGTATTTAGAGCTATTAGCTGTGCAACAGTATTATTCACAAGCCTGGACGGACTTAAAAAGTACCTTACGAGAAGCGGATCTTTTATTAAGAAAAATGGGCGACTATTGGCGCAGTTTTCAATTTGACCGTTTACGTGCGCAATTAGCGATTTCAGAGCAAAAAAATCCTGAAAGGTATCATGAAACTGTCCGTAAAAAGCTTAAAAACTTGATGACAAATTTACCCACAGAAATGTCCACAAGCTTTTTAAAAAAGCAAAATTATTATCAATTAACTGACTCGCTACAGGAATTACTGCGTTATGAGCAATAA
- a CDS encoding sensor histidine kinase, translating to MSNNTDMTKLVAQLNEKQKQISQQLYFGNEQMRGLAKRVWRVQEDERKHIARELHDGVGQLLTALINQLQQVQKGEPTIALSESIDLARQALSDTRVISRLMRPRILDDLGLIPALEWLVRIMGEPEEAEIEFHHQINADIDSDTQTLAFRVIQEALTNAIKHAKAKTIILNVIATSKLLMIKIKDDGIGMPQGTEDNPDGFGLGAMRDRVSAFGGQLTINSSPNQGCEIKVLVTGREMS from the coding sequence ATGAGCAATAATACGGATATGACTAAGTTGGTGGCACAACTTAATGAAAAGCAGAAACAAATATCTCAACAGTTATATTTTGGCAATGAGCAAATGCGAGGTTTAGCCAAACGTGTTTGGCGAGTTCAAGAAGATGAACGCAAGCATATTGCCAGAGAATTGCATGATGGCGTGGGACAACTTTTAACGGCTTTGATCAATCAATTACAACAAGTGCAAAAGGGTGAGCCGACTATAGCACTGAGTGAAAGTATTGATTTAGCGCGCCAAGCCTTGTCTGATACTAGGGTGATTTCTCGCCTAATGCGGCCAAGAATTTTAGATGACCTTGGCCTAATTCCCGCTTTAGAGTGGTTAGTGAGAATAATGGGCGAGCCAGAAGAGGCCGAGATTGAATTTCATCATCAGATAAATGCCGATATAGATAGCGACACGCAAACCTTAGCTTTTCGTGTCATTCAAGAGGCCTTAACGAATGCTATTAAGCATGCCAAAGCGAAGACCATTATCTTAAATGTAATCGCAACAAGTAAACTGTTAATGATTAAAATAAAAGATGACGGTATCGGTATGCCTCAAGGTACAGAAGATAATCCTGATGGTTTTGGCTTAGGGGCTATGCGTGACAGAGTCAGTGCTTTTGGTGGCCAATTAACCATTAATTCATCACCTAATCAAGGTTGCGAAATCAAGGTTTTAGTGACAGGAAGAGAAATGTCATGA
- a CDS encoding response regulator transcription factor: protein MISVLIADDHTILRQGLVSLLSKDENIRVVAEAADGVEAIKKALDLKPTVIVIDISMPEMNGMEAVKRLHEQLPEVKVLVLTMHEEQEYVIHMVRAGASGYLLKDSASDELIDAVKALAEGKTYFSQYAASVLATQYNKPAESWQDPYKNLTNREREVFHLIIEGKTTKEIARSLDISVKTAENHRGKVLDKLDVANAAELVRYAAKHHLLM, encoded by the coding sequence ATGATCAGCGTACTTATTGCCGATGACCATACTATATTACGCCAAGGTCTGGTCAGTTTATTAAGCAAGGATGAAAATATTCGCGTGGTGGCTGAGGCTGCAGACGGCGTAGAAGCGATTAAAAAGGCTTTGGATTTAAAGCCAACTGTGATTGTTATTGATATCAGCATGCCAGAAATGAATGGCATGGAAGCAGTTAAACGCTTGCATGAGCAATTGCCAGAGGTCAAAGTGTTAGTGCTTACTATGCATGAAGAGCAAGAGTATGTCATACATATGGTCAGAGCAGGGGCATCAGGTTACTTGTTAAAAGACAGTGCAAGTGATGAGTTAATTGATGCGGTTAAAGCCTTAGCAGAAGGTAAAACCTATTTTAGCCAATATGCCGCCAGTGTTTTAGCCACGCAATATAATAAACCCGCCGAAAGTTGGCAAGACCCTTATAAAAACCTAACTAATCGTGAACGTGAAGTATTTCATTTGATTATAGAAGGTAAAACGACAAAAGAAATCGCTCGTTCGTTAGATATTAGTGTTAAAACTGCTGAAAACCATAGAGGCAAAGTCTTAGACAAACTAGATGTCGCTAATGCTGCAGAATTAGTACGTTATGCCGCTAAACACCATTTACTCATGTAA